One part of the Pseudomonas sp. MYb118 genome encodes these proteins:
- the ung gene encoding uracil-DNA glycosylase: MTADDRIKLEPSWKEALRAEFDQPYMAELRNFLQQERAAGKEIYPPGPLIFNALNSTPLDKVKVVILGQDPYHGPGQAHGLCFSVQPGVPAPPSLVNIYKELKRDLNIDIPNHGYLQSWADQGVLMLNTTMTVERANANAHKDKGWQFFTDRIIEVVSQQQPHLVFMLWGSHAQSKQKLIDATKHLVLTSVHPSPLSAYRGFLGCGHFSRTNKFLEQNGETPIEWRLPPL, translated from the coding sequence ATGACTGCTGACGACCGTATCAAACTCGAACCGAGCTGGAAGGAGGCACTGCGTGCTGAGTTCGACCAGCCCTACATGGCAGAGTTGCGCAATTTCCTGCAACAGGAGCGCGCGGCCGGCAAAGAGATCTATCCACCGGGCCCGCTGATTTTCAACGCGCTCAATTCCACGCCGCTGGACAAGGTCAAGGTGGTCATCCTCGGCCAGGACCCGTATCACGGCCCGGGCCAGGCCCATGGCCTGTGCTTCTCGGTGCAGCCGGGCGTGCCGGCGCCGCCGTCGCTGGTGAACATCTATAAAGAGCTCAAGCGCGACCTGAACATCGACATCCCCAATCACGGCTACCTGCAAAGCTGGGCCGACCAGGGCGTGCTGATGCTCAACACCACCATGACCGTGGAGCGCGCCAACGCCAACGCGCACAAGGACAAGGGCTGGCAGTTTTTCACCGATCGGATCATCGAAGTGGTCAGCCAGCAACAGCCGCACCTGGTGTTCATGCTGTGGGGCTCCCATGCCCAGAGCAAACAGAAGCTGATCGATGCCACCAAGCACCTGGTGCTGACCTCGGTGCACCCGTCGCCGTTGTCGGCGTATCGGGGCTTTCTGGGTTGCGGGCACTTCAGCCGGACCAACAAGTTTCTCGAGCAGAATGGCGAGACGCCGATCGAGTGGCGGTTGCCGCCGCTCTAA
- a CDS encoding putative urea ABC transporter substrate-binding protein, whose product MPQLRLPALLAAAFAAVVSFSAQAAQKDHFSVCWTIYAGWMPWEYAGSQGIVDKWAKKYGIKIDVVQLNDYVESINQYTAGQFDGCTMTNMDALTIPAAGGVDSTALIVSDFSNGNDGVVLKGEGKKVSDLKGMDVNLVELSVSHYLLARALDSVDLTEKDLKVVNTSDADISAAFNTEQVNAVTTWNPMLSDIKAKPGVTEVFNSSQIPGEIMDMMVVNSATLKDNPALGKALTGAWFEVVELMNAKNAASKAALEHMAKASGTDLAGFQAQLDTTKLFATPQEALAFATSKQLPETMRRVAEFSFQHGLLGEGAKDTSAVGMAFANGVTSGDTGNLKLRFDPSYVQMAADAKL is encoded by the coding sequence ATGCCCCAGCTTCGTTTACCCGCCCTGCTTGCCGCCGCCTTCGCCGCCGTCGTGAGCTTTTCGGCGCAAGCCGCCCAGAAAGACCATTTCAGCGTGTGCTGGACCATCTACGCCGGCTGGATGCCATGGGAGTACGCCGGCAGCCAGGGCATCGTCGACAAATGGGCGAAGAAGTACGGCATCAAGATCGACGTGGTACAGCTCAACGACTACGTTGAGTCGATCAACCAGTACACCGCCGGCCAGTTCGATGGCTGCACCATGACCAACATGGACGCGCTGACCATTCCCGCCGCCGGTGGCGTGGACAGCACCGCGCTGATCGTCAGCGATTTCTCCAACGGCAACGACGGCGTTGTGCTCAAGGGTGAAGGCAAGAAGGTCAGCGACCTAAAGGGCATGGACGTCAACCTGGTGGAACTGTCGGTGTCCCACTACCTGCTGGCCCGCGCGCTGGACTCGGTGGACCTCACCGAGAAAGACCTGAAAGTGGTCAACACCTCCGACGCCGACATCTCCGCCGCGTTCAACACCGAGCAGGTCAATGCCGTGACCACCTGGAACCCGATGCTTTCGGACATCAAGGCCAAGCCCGGCGTGACCGAAGTGTTCAACTCCAGCCAGATCCCCGGCGAAATCATGGACATGATGGTGGTCAACAGCGCCACCCTCAAGGACAACCCGGCCCTGGGCAAGGCCCTGACCGGCGCCTGGTTCGAAGTGGTCGAGTTGATGAACGCGAAGAACGCCGCCAGCAAGGCCGCGCTCGAACACATGGCCAAGGCTTCGGGTACCGACCTCGCAGGCTTCCAGGCGCAACTGGACACCACCAAGCTGTTCGCCACCCCGCAGGAAGCCCTGGCCTTCGCCACCAGTAAACAGCTGCCGGAAACCATGCGCCGGGTCGCCGAGTTCTCCTTCCAGCACGGCTTGCTGGGTGAAGGCGCCAAGGACACCAGCGCGGTCGGCATGGCCTTCGCCAACGGCGTGACCAGCGGCGACACCGGCAATCTCAAGCTGCGCTTCGACCCCAGCTACGTGCAAATGGCCGCCGACGCCAAGCTGTAA
- a CDS encoding enoyl-CoA hydratase/isomerase family protein — protein MNLHFEEHTGTDGARLGIASLDAEKSLNALSLPMINALRDQMDAWAKDPQIVCVLLRGNGAKAFCAGGEVRSLVEACRAHPGEVPPLAAHFFAAEYRLDYNLHTYPKPLICWGHGYVLGGGMGLLQGASIRIVTPSSRLAMPEISIGLYPDVGASWFLSRLPGKLGLFLGLTGAHMNGRDAIDLGLADRFLLDEQQPALIEGLLQLNWQEQTAMQLNSLLKALQQEAAAQLPDAQWLPRRPQIDELLDVSDVRCAWKAISQQRDSSDLLLSRAARTMTEGSPLTAHLVWEQIIRARHLSLAQVFQMEYTLSLNCCRHPEFSEGVRARLIDKDQKPHWHWSDINTVPEAVVEAHFHKVWEGRHPLADLQDH, from the coding sequence ATGAATCTGCACTTCGAAGAACACACCGGCACCGACGGCGCACGCCTGGGCATCGCCAGCCTGGACGCCGAGAAATCCCTGAATGCCTTGAGCCTGCCGATGATCAACGCCCTGCGCGACCAGATGGACGCCTGGGCCAAGGACCCGCAGATCGTCTGCGTGCTGTTGCGTGGCAACGGCGCCAAGGCCTTTTGTGCCGGCGGTGAAGTGCGCAGCCTGGTGGAAGCCTGTCGCGCCCACCCCGGTGAGGTGCCGCCCCTGGCTGCGCACTTCTTCGCGGCGGAATATCGCCTGGACTACAACCTGCACACCTACCCCAAACCCTTGATCTGCTGGGGCCATGGTTACGTGCTAGGTGGGGGCATGGGCCTGCTGCAAGGCGCGAGCATTCGCATCGTCACGCCGAGCAGTCGCCTGGCGATGCCGGAAATCAGTATCGGCCTGTACCCGGACGTCGGCGCCAGTTGGTTCCTGTCGCGCCTGCCCGGCAAGCTCGGGCTGTTCCTCGGCCTGACCGGCGCGCACATGAACGGCCGGGACGCGATCGACCTGGGGCTGGCCGACCGCTTTCTGCTCGATGAACAGCAACCGGCGCTGATCGAAGGCCTGCTGCAATTGAACTGGCAGGAACAGACGGCGATGCAGCTCAACAGCCTGCTCAAGGCCTTGCAACAGGAAGCCGCCGCGCAACTGCCCGACGCCCAGTGGCTGCCGCGTCGCCCGCAGATTGATGAGCTTCTGGATGTCAGCGATGTGCGTTGCGCCTGGAAGGCCATCAGCCAGCAGCGCGACAGCAGCGACCTGCTGCTCAGCCGCGCCGCCCGGACCATGACCGAAGGTTCGCCCCTGACCGCGCACCTGGTGTGGGAACAGATCATCCGCGCCCGCCACCTGTCACTGGCCCAGGTTTTCCAGATGGAATACACCTTGAGTTTGAACTGCTGCCGTCATCCGGAATTCAGCGAAGGGGTGCGCGCGCGGCTGATCGACAAGGATCAGAAGCCGCATTGGCATTGGTCGGATATCAATACGGTGCCGGAGGCGGTGGTGGAAGCGCATTTCCACAAGGTCTGGGAGGGGCGGCATCCGCTGGCGGATTTGCAGGATCACTGA